From the genome of Candidatus Kryptobacter tengchongensis, one region includes:
- a CDS encoding LemA protein, with amino-acid sequence MSKTLIAVLGVVGFLLVAALLIVGWITSTYNQLVQLDEMTNQAWAQVENQYQRRYDLIPNLVETVKGYAKHEREVFIQVTEARARVGQINITPEVLKDPQAFEKFQQAQDALGSALSRLLAVAENYPQLKANENFLQLQAQLEGTENRISVERRRYNEVVQKYNTYIRRFPTNIIAGMFGFKERPYFKAAEQAQQAPKVQF; translated from the coding sequence ATGTCAAAAACTTTAATTGCAGTTCTCGGCGTCGTAGGATTCTTACTTGTAGCAGCATTGCTAATTGTCGGATGGATAACCTCAACATACAATCAACTTGTTCAGCTTGATGAAATGACCAATCAAGCATGGGCACAAGTTGAAAATCAATATCAAAGAAGGTATGATCTTATCCCAAACCTTGTTGAAACTGTAAAAGGATACGCAAAACATGAACGGGAAGTTTTCATCCAGGTAACAGAGGCGAGGGCACGCGTTGGTCAAATAAATATAACACCGGAGGTTTTAAAAGATCCACAAGCTTTTGAAAAATTTCAGCAAGCACAGGATGCACTCGGTTCAGCTCTCTCAAGATTACTTGCTGTAGCAGAAAATTATCCCCAACTTAAAGCCAACGAAAATTTCCTTCAACTTCAGGCTCAATTAGAGGGAACTGAAAATAGAATATCAGTTGAGAGAAGAAGATATAATGAAGTTGTGCAAAAATATAATACCTATATAAGGCGATTTCCCACGAATATAATTGCAGGGATGTTCGGTTTCAAAGAAAGACCTTACTTTAAAGCAGCTGAACAAGCTCAACAAGCACCCAAAGTTCAATTTTAA
- a CDS encoding 8-amino-7-oxononanoate synthase: MDLFDKCYAFKRHEEVKAMGLYPYFQPIYENYGPVVKMDGREIIMAGSNNYLGLTTDPRVKEAAIEAIKKYGTGCSGSRYLNGTLDIHIKLEEQLADFVGKEAALLFSTGFQTNQGAIVPLIGKDEYVISDKDNHASIVQGTLISKGLWGSDVLVRYRHNDMKHLEEVISKLPLEAGKLIVTDGVFSMSGNIVNLPELVRIARTYNARIMLDDAHGLGVLGKGGKGTANHFGLDDQVDIIMGTFSKSFASLGGFIAGEKPVIDYIKHHSPALIFSASMTPAQVAAVLKALEIIKAEPERIERLHYNANKVRRGLKKLGFNVLDGQTPIVPVVIGDDLLTFKFWRKLFDNGVFVNAVISPAVPQGMQLLRLSFMATHEDKHLDIVLEKFEKVGKELALID; encoded by the coding sequence TTGGACCTTTTTGACAAATGTTATGCGTTTAAGAGGCATGAGGAAGTAAAGGCAATGGGACTTTATCCATATTTTCAGCCAATTTATGAAAATTATGGACCTGTTGTTAAAATGGACGGACGGGAAATAATCATGGCTGGATCCAATAATTATCTTGGTCTTACGACAGACCCGCGTGTTAAGGAAGCAGCAATTGAAGCTATTAAAAAATATGGAACTGGATGTTCAGGTTCAAGATACTTGAATGGAACACTTGATATTCACATTAAACTTGAGGAACAACTTGCTGATTTTGTGGGCAAGGAAGCAGCGCTTCTATTTAGCACCGGATTTCAAACAAATCAAGGTGCAATAGTCCCGCTAATAGGTAAAGACGAGTATGTTATCTCTGACAAGGATAATCACGCAAGTATAGTGCAGGGGACATTGATTTCAAAAGGCTTATGGGGGAGCGATGTTCTTGTTAGATATCGGCACAATGATATGAAACATCTTGAAGAAGTGATATCAAAGTTGCCCCTTGAAGCAGGGAAGTTGATTGTTACCGATGGTGTATTCAGCATGAGTGGAAACATAGTTAACTTACCTGAACTTGTTAGAATAGCGAGAACTTATAACGCAAGGATAATGCTTGACGATGCCCATGGGCTTGGCGTCCTTGGAAAAGGTGGAAAGGGAACGGCAAATCATTTTGGGCTTGATGATCAAGTTGATATAATAATGGGGACATTTAGTAAAAGTTTTGCATCCCTTGGTGGGTTCATAGCCGGGGAAAAGCCAGTTATTGATTACATTAAACATCACTCTCCAGCGTTAATTTTTAGCGCAAGCATGACCCCTGCGCAGGTTGCAGCTGTTCTGAAAGCTCTTGAAATAATAAAAGCAGAGCCAGAACGAATAGAACGACTTCATTACAACGCAAATAAAGTAAGGCGGGGGCTTAAAAAACTTGGCTTTAATGTCCTTGATGGGCAAACACCAATAGTCCCAGTTGTAATTGGTGATGATTTATTAACATTTAAATTCTGGAGGAAACTATTTGACAATGGAGTTTTTGTTAATGCTGTCATAAGCCCAGCGGTCCCACAAGGAATGCAACTTCTGAGATTAAGCTTCATGGCAACACATGAGGATAAGCATCTTGATATCGTGCTTGAGAAGTTTGAAAAAGTAGGAAAGGAACTTGCATTAATTGATTAA
- a CDS encoding F-type H+-transporting ATPase subunit delta, with product MPNLRVAKRYAKALIEIAEELEKLDRITHDVQLIDSVIRSSREIQLFLKSPIIKEDKKKEIIQEIFTDSRVDPVTLKFMLLLIEKKRENLLHDIVKMYQELYDEKMGIVTAEVLTAVEISESEKKKVERKILELTGAKKVKAIYKVDPSIIGGIVIRIGDTVYDASIRRKVQLLREQLIYGS from the coding sequence ATGCCAAATTTAAGGGTAGCAAAAAGATACGCAAAAGCTTTGATAGAGATTGCTGAGGAACTTGAAAAACTTGACAGGATAACTCATGATGTCCAGCTGATAGATTCTGTGATAAGAAGTTCGCGTGAGATTCAGCTTTTTTTAAAAAGTCCAATAATCAAAGAGGATAAAAAGAAAGAAATAATTCAGGAGATTTTTACGGATAGTCGTGTTGACCCTGTTACATTGAAATTTATGCTTCTTTTGATTGAGAAAAAACGAGAAAATTTGCTTCATGACATTGTAAAGATGTATCAGGAACTTTATGATGAGAAAATGGGAATTGTGACCGCTGAGGTGTTGACCGCAGTTGAGATTAGCGAAAGTGAGAAAAAGAAGGTGGAGAGAAAAATTCTTGAATTAACTGGAGCGAAGAAAGTTAAAGCAATTTACAAAGTTGACCCCTCAATAATTGGAGGAATTGTGATAAGGATTGGAGATACTGTTTATGATGCGAGCATAAGAAGGAAAGTTCAGCTTTTGCGCGAACAATTGATTTACGGAAGTTAA
- a CDS encoding ATP synthase F1 subcomplex alpha subunit, which yields MATLEIRPDEISSILRKQLTGFEKEVDVYDVGTVLQVGDGIARVYGLSKVMMSELLEFPNGVMGVAMNLEEDNVGCILFGEDTLVKEGDIVRRTGRVLSVPVGEKLLGRVINPLGQPLDDKGPVEFEKYMPIERKALGVIYRQPVKEPLQTGIKAIDAMIPIGRGQRELIIGDRQTGKTAIAIDTIINQRFTHTERAKQLGIKPVYCIYVAIGQKMSTVAQVVAKLEEEGAMDYTIVVVASASDPAPLQYIAPYAGCTMGEYFRDSGRHALVVYDDLSKHAWAYRQVSLLLRRPPGREAYPGDIFYLHSRLLERASKLSDELGGGSLTALPIIETQAGDVAAYIPTNVISITDGQIYLEPGLFNAGVRPAINVGISVSRVGGNAQIKAMKKVAGRLRLELAQYRELEAFAKFASDLDKATQAQLRRGQRLVELLKQDQYQPMPVEEQVVLIFAGTQGYLDELPVEAVRRFESEFLAFMRARHKDILDRIAETKDLDEETIQNLHSILKDFISSFKATL from the coding sequence ATGGCAACGCTTGAAATTAGACCTGATGAAATATCTTCAATATTGAGAAAGCAGTTAACAGGATTTGAAAAAGAAGTTGATGTTTATGATGTCGGAACAGTTCTTCAGGTTGGAGATGGGATCGCACGTGTTTATGGGCTATCAAAAGTGATGATGAGCGAACTTCTTGAATTCCCAAATGGAGTTATGGGGGTTGCAATGAACCTTGAAGAGGATAATGTTGGATGTATTCTTTTCGGTGAGGATACACTTGTTAAGGAGGGAGATATAGTTCGCAGAACTGGGAGAGTTTTATCGGTCCCCGTCGGTGAAAAACTTCTTGGCAGGGTGATAAATCCACTTGGGCAACCCCTTGACGATAAAGGACCTGTGGAGTTTGAGAAATATATGCCAATAGAGCGAAAGGCTTTGGGCGTTATTTATCGTCAGCCTGTGAAGGAACCATTGCAAACGGGTATAAAGGCAATTGATGCTATGATTCCAATAGGTCGTGGACAAAGGGAATTGATAATTGGGGACAGGCAAACTGGTAAGACAGCTATAGCGATTGATACAATAATAAACCAGAGATTTACTCATACTGAGAGAGCGAAGCAATTGGGGATAAAGCCAGTTTATTGTATTTATGTTGCGATCGGTCAAAAAATGTCAACTGTGGCGCAGGTTGTAGCAAAGCTTGAAGAGGAAGGAGCAATGGATTATACAATCGTGGTAGTTGCCTCTGCAAGTGATCCAGCACCGCTTCAGTATATAGCTCCTTATGCTGGATGCACGATGGGTGAGTATTTCAGGGATTCTGGAAGACATGCCCTTGTTGTTTATGATGATTTGAGCAAGCATGCATGGGCTTATAGGCAGGTTTCACTTCTTTTGAGGCGTCCCCCAGGTAGAGAAGCTTACCCTGGAGATATATTTTATCTCCATTCGCGACTCCTTGAGAGAGCTTCAAAGTTAAGCGATGAACTTGGCGGTGGAAGTTTGACAGCTCTTCCGATAATTGAAACTCAGGCGGGTGATGTTGCAGCTTATATCCCGACGAATGTTATTTCAATTACGGATGGGCAGATTTATCTTGAACCCGGGCTTTTCAATGCTGGTGTTAGACCCGCTATAAATGTTGGTATTTCGGTTTCACGAGTTGGAGGAAATGCTCAGATAAAGGCGATGAAAAAGGTTGCAGGAAGATTACGCCTTGAGCTTGCACAGTATAGAGAACTTGAAGCGTTTGCAAAATTTGCTTCAGACCTTGATAAAGCGACACAGGCACAATTGAGAAGGGGACAACGTCTCGTTGAATTGTTGAAGCAGGATCAATATCAGCCTATGCCAGTTGAAGAGCAGGTTGTTTTAATCTTTGCGGGAACGCAAGGGTATCTGGATGAATTGCCAGTTGAAGCTGTTAGAAGATTTGAAAGTGAATTTCTTGCTTTCATGAGAGCAAGACATAAGGACATCCTTGATAGAATTGCTGAGACGAAAGACCTTGACGAAGAAACAATTCAAAATCTTCATTCAATTTTGAAGGACTTTATCTCATCATTTAAAGCAACATTGTAA
- a CDS encoding Surface antigen variable number repeat-containing protein, with product MKIIKILFPVLISSVVCFLLADEKFRERDKFIVRKIVFIGNVKTKSEVIARELTFTLGSRLDTSEIELNENRIYGMGLFNKVKIWFEKDSTSTDSINVYVWVNERWYIWPFPVFGWKDRDIKKLYYGAGLIHTNFRGRNEKLIFSFALGYDPWIEIEYLNPWILGSNNLFYSIELSYQRIKNKSKILEEGIGTFYEDIFIFNFLLGKRIWLYKKIWADVGFKNIATTGEATQLKTISPTGEDKILVVGTGFKYDTRDIPVYPNRGILLNFLCNFNQILNYKSFFIQTGLEARLYQKVWVGLIAGRFFILNSIGQKIPVYSHFYFGYEERIRGYFNEIFEGENILGGMVEYRIPLVKQKFLKLEKAPLEEFSILRFGVDFIIFGDIGRTWFNNEKFFSLTFWKGYGLGLNFLLPYDLILSLAFAKNQKGKGQFILDFKGNF from the coding sequence ATGAAAATTATTAAAATTTTATTCCCGGTGTTGATATCTTCGGTAGTGTGTTTTCTTTTGGCTGATGAAAAATTTAGGGAGCGGGATAAATTTATTGTCAGGAAAATTGTTTTCATCGGAAATGTAAAAACAAAAAGTGAGGTCATAGCACGGGAATTAACTTTTACGCTTGGTTCAAGGCTTGATACTTCCGAAATTGAACTTAACGAGAATAGAATCTATGGGATGGGGCTTTTTAATAAAGTTAAAATATGGTTTGAAAAAGACTCCACCTCAACCGATAGCATTAATGTTTATGTTTGGGTGAACGAAAGATGGTATATCTGGCCATTTCCTGTTTTCGGCTGGAAAGATAGAGATATAAAAAAATTGTATTACGGAGCTGGGCTAATTCATACAAATTTTAGAGGAAGGAATGAGAAGTTGATTTTCAGTTTTGCGCTTGGATATGACCCATGGATTGAAATTGAATATTTAAACCCTTGGATTCTCGGAAGTAATAACTTGTTTTATTCAATTGAATTAAGTTATCAACGAATTAAAAACAAAAGCAAAATTTTAGAAGAGGGAATAGGGACATTTTATGAAGATATTTTCATTTTTAATTTTTTACTGGGCAAAAGAATTTGGCTTTATAAAAAGATATGGGCAGATGTTGGGTTTAAAAACATCGCAACAACAGGCGAGGCTACTCAATTGAAAACAATCTCTCCAACCGGTGAAGATAAAATTTTAGTCGTTGGGACGGGATTTAAATATGACACGAGGGATATACCAGTTTATCCAAACAGAGGAATTTTGCTTAATTTTCTTTGTAATTTTAATCAGATTTTAAATTACAAATCTTTCTTCATTCAGACTGGGTTGGAAGCTCGGTTGTATCAAAAGGTGTGGGTGGGTTTAATCGCAGGTAGATTTTTCATTTTAAATTCAATCGGGCAAAAAATCCCCGTTTATTCGCATTTTTACTTCGGATATGAAGAGAGAATAAGGGGTTATTTTAACGAAATTTTTGAGGGTGAAAATATACTTGGTGGAATGGTTGAATACAGAATTCCGCTTGTGAAGCAAAAATTTTTAAAATTAGAAAAGGCACCGCTTGAGGAGTTTTCAATTTTAAGGTTCGGGGTTGATTTTATAATCTTTGGTGATATCGGAAGGACTTGGTTTAACAATGAAAAATTTTTTAGTTTAACCTTTTGGAAAGGTTATGGTCTGGGTCTAAATTTTCTTTTGCCATATGATTTGATTTTGAGCCTTGCGTTTGCAAAAAACCAAAAAGGTAAAGGGCAATTTATACTTGATTTCAAGGGAAACTTTTAA
- a CDS encoding WD40-like Beta Propeller Repeat, with protein MKKDAFVKLFNFFIFVVISFLFFSFTPQEEPLKHPLEKHLKNIRQLTFGGENAEAYFSFDETKLIFQSTRDSFECDQIFIMNIDGSNLRLVSTGKGKTTCSYFLPGDTEIIYSSTHHISEKCPPKPDYSKGYVWALDNYDIFKAKADGSNLRQLTNTPGYDAEATVSPKGDKIVFTSIRDGDLEIYTMDLDGKNVKRLTYEKGYDGGPFFSWDGKKICYRAYHPKDSAEIVEYEQLLKDGYIKPMKLQIFVMDADGKNKKQITNNNAANFAPFFHPDGKRIIFSSNMHDPKGRDFDLYIVNIETGEIERVTYFPDFDGFPMFTHDGKKIVWASNRNSKKRGETNIFIADWVD; from the coding sequence ATGAAAAAAGATGCCTTCGTTAAGCTTTTTAACTTTTTTATCTTTGTAGTGATTTCATTCCTATTTTTTTCATTTACTCCACAAGAAGAACCATTGAAACATCCACTTGAAAAACATCTGAAAAACATTCGCCAGCTTACATTTGGAGGAGAAAATGCGGAGGCCTATTTCTCATTTGACGAAACTAAACTGATTTTTCAATCCACCCGAGATAGTTTTGAATGTGATCAAATTTTCATTATGAACATAGATGGGAGCAACCTGCGACTCGTCAGCACGGGAAAAGGAAAAACAACATGCTCTTATTTTTTACCAGGTGATACTGAAATAATTTACTCATCAACACACCACATAAGCGAAAAATGCCCCCCAAAACCTGATTACTCAAAGGGTTATGTATGGGCTCTTGATAACTATGATATATTCAAGGCAAAAGCTGATGGTTCAAATTTAAGACAATTGACAAACACACCAGGATATGATGCCGAAGCAACTGTCTCGCCAAAAGGAGATAAAATTGTTTTTACCTCTATAAGAGACGGAGATCTTGAAATTTACACGATGGATCTTGATGGGAAAAATGTTAAACGACTTACATATGAAAAGGGTTATGACGGAGGACCGTTTTTCTCATGGGACGGTAAAAAAATTTGCTATCGTGCATATCACCCGAAAGATTCAGCAGAGATTGTAGAATATGAACAACTTTTAAAAGATGGATACATAAAGCCGATGAAATTGCAAATCTTTGTGATGGATGCGGATGGGAAAAATAAAAAACAGATAACAAATAATAATGCAGCAAATTTTGCTCCTTTCTTTCATCCAGATGGCAAAAGGATAATTTTCTCGTCAAATATGCATGACCCTAAGGGAAGGGATTTTGATCTTTACATAGTAAACATTGAAACAGGCGAGATTGAAAGAGTGACTTATTTCCCAGATTTTGATGGTTTTCCGATGTTCACTCATGATGGTAAAAAAATTGTTTGGGCTTCAAACAGAAATAGCAAAAAACGAGGCGAAACAAACATATTTATCGCTGACTGGGTTGATTGA
- a CDS encoding ATP synthase F1 subcomplex gamma subunit encodes MPALRDIRRRINAVRSIQKITKAMKMVAAARLRRAQDKIISARPYARKIEELIQRFISTFESGFDEPLLKEREVKNIALVVVTADRGLCGSFNTNIIRKALSLIEERQNELPQGGKVKLICVGKKGFDYFSRHRRNFEVIDSFTGLFRKTIEYVWVEKIMGRIVEGFLNDEFDKVEIIYNEFKSIVQQRIVVEQFLPIVPKFEIVKPSKGIKVPLVEYIYEPDAQDILKSLLPKYLETHILRILLESNAAEQAARMTAMDNATENANELLKDLQLLFNKTRQAMITKEMLEIASGAEALRKAEIA; translated from the coding sequence ATGCCTGCTTTAAGAGACATCAGAAGACGAATCAACGCTGTAAGAAGCATTCAGAAGATCACTAAGGCTATGAAGATGGTTGCAGCAGCAAGGCTAAGGAGAGCTCAGGATAAAATCATATCTGCAAGACCTTATGCCAGGAAGATTGAAGAGTTGATACAACGTTTTATATCTACTTTTGAAAGTGGCTTTGATGAACCTCTTTTAAAAGAAAGAGAAGTTAAGAACATCGCACTTGTTGTTGTAACTGCTGATAGAGGTCTGTGTGGTTCATTTAATACGAACATAATCAGAAAAGCTTTGTCCCTGATAGAGGAAAGACAGAATGAACTTCCGCAGGGTGGAAAAGTTAAGCTGATCTGTGTGGGTAAGAAGGGTTTTGATTATTTTAGCAGGCATAGGAGAAATTTTGAGGTGATTGATAGTTTTACAGGGCTTTTCAGAAAAACAATTGAATATGTCTGGGTTGAAAAGATAATGGGAAGAATTGTTGAGGGATTTTTGAATGATGAATTTGATAAAGTTGAGATAATTTACAACGAATTCAAATCAATAGTTCAACAGAGAATAGTTGTTGAGCAGTTTTTGCCGATAGTCCCTAAATTTGAAATTGTAAAACCATCAAAGGGTATTAAGGTTCCACTTGTTGAATATATTTACGAGCCAGATGCTCAAGACATTTTGAAAAGTTTGCTGCCTAAGTATCTTGAGACGCATATTTTAAGAATTCTGCTTGAGTCAAACGCAGCAGAGCAAGCAGCGCGAATGACCGCAATGGATAATGCGACGGAAAACGCAAACGAGCTTCTTAAAGATTTGCAACTTCTTTTCAATAAGACGCGTCAGGCGATGATAACTAAAGAAATGCTTGAAATTGCAAGCGGTGCGGAGGCATTGAGAAAGGCTGAGATTGCATAA
- a CDS encoding ATP synthase F0 subcomplex C subunit: protein MPELAHLAGGFGAALSVIGAAYGISKLAAATMEASGRQPEVAGEVRTSMIISAALIEGVTLFAEVICIILALK from the coding sequence ATGCCAGAATTAGCACACCTTGCTGGTGGCTTTGGCGCAGCTTTATCGGTAATTGGCGCAGCATACGGGATAAGCAAGCTTGCTGCTGCTACAATGGAGGCAAGCGGTCGTCAGCCAGAGGTTGCAGGTGAGGTTAGGACATCAATGATAATTTCGGCAGCTTTAATTGAAGGCGTTACGCTCTTTGCAGAAGTTATTTGCATTATTCTTGCGTTAAAATAA
- a CDS encoding F-type H+-transporting ATPase subunit b: MLEINPGVAIWTIITFLILVAILKKVAWKPIVDALTRREESIRKALEDAQRAREEAEKLMEENKRNLARAEEEVQKIIREGRETAERIRAEILERARKEADVMIERAKEEIERHREQAMLQLRAQVADLAIQVASKLIGEVLNEQKHKKLVEKYLQEISSEKRA; this comes from the coding sequence ATGCTTGAGATAAATCCTGGTGTTGCAATATGGACTATAATTACATTTTTGATACTTGTTGCTATTTTGAAGAAAGTTGCGTGGAAGCCAATAGTTGATGCGTTGACAAGGAGAGAGGAAAGCATAAGAAAGGCGCTTGAAGATGCTCAAAGAGCTCGGGAGGAAGCTGAAAAATTGATGGAAGAAAACAAACGCAACCTTGCTCGTGCTGAGGAAGAGGTGCAGAAAATAATTCGTGAAGGCAGGGAAACTGCCGAAAGGATACGTGCTGAAATACTTGAACGTGCAAGGAAAGAAGCAGATGTTATGATTGAACGGGCAAAAGAGGAAATTGAAAGACATCGTGAGCAAGCAATGCTTCAATTAAGAGCTCAGGTGGCTGACCTTGCAATTCAAGTGGCATCAAAATTGATTGGAGAAGTATTGAATGAACAGAAACATAAAAAACTTGTTGAAAAATATCTTCAAGAGATTTCATCTGAAAAAAGAGCGTGA
- a CDS encoding branched chain amino acid aminotransferase apoenzyme, with amino-acid sequence MPLPKVEKIWMNGKFVNWDDAKIHVLSHVIHYGTSWFEGIRCYDTPKGSAVFRLDEHMKRLYDSVKIYRAEIPYTIEELTQAVIETIKVNKLKQCYIRPIVFRGYYELGVNPMNCPIDVVIAVWEWGEYLGKEAIEKGVDVRVSSWRRPAPDTLPMMAKVGANYMNSQLIKMEALVDGYAEGIALDYNGFVSEGSGENIFIVKDDVIYTPLISTGILPGITRISVIQISKDLGYEVKETLIPREMLYIADEIFFTGTATEITPVRSVDRIKIGCGVPGKITRSIQNIFYDIVKNGNDPYGWLTWVK; translated from the coding sequence ATGCCACTACCAAAAGTAGAAAAAATTTGGATGAATGGAAAATTCGTTAATTGGGATGACGCAAAAATTCATGTCCTCTCCCATGTCATCCACTACGGAACAAGCTGGTTTGAAGGAATTAGATGCTACGATACCCCAAAAGGTTCCGCTGTTTTCAGACTTGATGAACATATGAAGCGACTCTATGACTCAGTTAAAATTTATCGGGCTGAAATTCCCTACACCATTGAAGAACTAACCCAAGCGGTCATTGAAACTATCAAAGTCAATAAACTAAAACAATGCTATATAAGACCGATCGTCTTTCGGGGATATTATGAGCTCGGCGTTAATCCAATGAATTGCCCTATTGATGTTGTGATCGCTGTGTGGGAATGGGGCGAATACCTCGGAAAAGAGGCGATAGAAAAAGGAGTGGATGTTAGAGTTTCAAGCTGGCGAAGACCAGCCCCAGATACCCTTCCGATGATGGCAAAGGTTGGAGCCAATTATATGAATTCCCAACTTATTAAGATGGAGGCTCTCGTGGATGGATACGCTGAAGGTATAGCACTTGATTATAACGGTTTTGTAAGTGAGGGAAGCGGCGAAAATATCTTTATCGTTAAAGATGATGTCATTTACACACCTCTTATATCAACTGGCATCTTGCCAGGTATAACCAGAATTTCAGTAATTCAAATTTCAAAAGACCTCGGATACGAAGTTAAAGAAACATTGATACCACGAGAGATGCTGTACATCGCAGATGAAATTTTCTTTACAGGGACAGCAACAGAAATAACGCCAGTGCGAAGTGTTGATAGAATAAAAATAGGTTGTGGGGTACCTGGGAAAATTACGAGAAGTATCCAGAATATTTTTTATGACATCGTTAAAAACGGGAACGATCCTTATGGTTGGCTAACTTGGGTAAAATAA
- a CDS encoding homospermidine synthase (spermidine-specific), which yields MRKKNLLSGKPINRKPIDPDIRITKLVDEYFQAYNAGRLREACQLFVEKMLQDDVTVGMSLTGALTPAGLGGSCVVPLIKAGFVDWIVSTGANLYHDIHFSIGHKLHRGTPFVDDRILRKEGVIRIYDILFDYEVLLSTDKFIREVLKQPEFQKEMGTAEFHYLLGKYVYEREKILGIKDMSILSAAYKYGVPVYVSSPGDSSIGMNISAMVLNGYQIKIDIARDVNETAGIVYWAKSNGGKSAVLIFGGGSPKNFLLQTEPQIQEVLGIDEKGHDYFLQITDARPDTGGLSGATPSEAVSWGKVDPDKLPDAVVCYIDSTVAMPILTSYALAKRKPRKHKGLYYRLDELVENLKNAHLKAVSKGKVKI from the coding sequence TTGAGAAAAAAGAATCTACTTTCAGGTAAACCAATTAACCGAAAGCCAATTGACCCTGATATAAGAATTACAAAGCTTGTTGATGAATATTTTCAAGCGTATAACGCAGGGCGATTAAGAGAAGCTTGTCAATTGTTTGTTGAAAAAATGCTCCAGGATGATGTAACTGTGGGGATGAGTTTAACGGGGGCTTTAACCCCGGCTGGACTTGGTGGAAGTTGTGTAGTTCCACTCATAAAAGCAGGGTTCGTTGATTGGATTGTTTCAACAGGTGCAAATTTGTATCATGATATTCATTTTTCAATCGGACATAAACTTCACCGGGGGACGCCATTTGTTGATGATAGAATTTTAAGGAAAGAGGGAGTGATAAGAATTTATGATATTTTGTTTGATTACGAGGTTTTGCTTTCAACGGATAAATTCATAAGGGAAGTTTTAAAACAGCCAGAATTTCAAAAAGAAATGGGGACCGCAGAATTTCATTATTTGCTCGGTAAGTATGTCTATGAAAGGGAAAAAATACTTGGAATTAAAGATATGAGCATTTTATCAGCGGCTTATAAATATGGCGTTCCTGTTTATGTTTCCTCGCCTGGAGATAGCTCAATTGGGATGAATATCTCGGCAATGGTTCTAAATGGGTATCAAATTAAAATTGACATCGCAAGAGATGTGAATGAAACAGCGGGTATAGTTTATTGGGCTAAATCAAATGGAGGGAAGAGCGCTGTTTTAATTTTTGGTGGCGGTTCACCGAAGAACTTTTTGCTTCAAACAGAGCCACAAATTCAAGAAGTTCTTGGGATAGATGAAAAAGGGCATGATTATTTTCTTCAAATTACAGATGCAAGACCTGATACAGGCGGATTATCTGGAGCAACACCTTCAGAAGCGGTAAGCTGGGGCAAAGTTGACCCAGATAAATTGCCAGACGCTGTTGTGTGCTATATTGATTCTACCGTTGCAATGCCAATCCTTACTTCCTACGCCCTTGCGAAGAGAAAACCGAGGAAACATAAAGGACTTTACTATAGACTTGATGAACTTGTTGAAAATTTAAAAAATGCGCATTTAAAAGCAGTTTCAAAAGGGAAAGTAAAAATATAG